In Sphingobium sp. Z007, one DNA window encodes the following:
- the egtB gene encoding ergothioneine biosynthesis protein EgtB, whose translation MGKSWMEARQDDLEERYRAVRALTDALTAPLSDADATVQSMADASPAKWHLAHVTWFFETFVLRDHVAGYMPFDPRYAFLFNSYYEAEGARHARQMRGMLTRPTLGDLRAYRAHVDAALTSALGMLPQSARALVTLGLQHEQQHQELLLTDLLHLFSLNPLEPALFSAPSAAPVALPGPLHWIEGREGLVEIGEDGRGGFAFDCEGPRHKTVLHPHALAHRPVTNGEWIAFIEDGGYRTAAHWLSDGWAWVQGEGIDAPLYWKQGEQGWTRFGLDGRQPVNPAAPVTHISLYEADAYASWAEARLPTEAEWESAAQNVAAVSGNQLDSPTCPRPKPADDGSALTQMFGDVWEWTGSAYRPHPGFRTAPGAVGEYNGKFMSGQFVLKGGSCATPRGHARGSYRNFFYPHQRWQFTGLRLAKDL comes from the coding sequence ATGGGCAAAAGCTGGATGGAGGCCCGTCAGGACGATCTGGAAGAGCGCTATCGCGCGGTGCGGGCGCTGACCGATGCGTTGACCGCGCCCTTGTCCGACGCTGACGCTACGGTTCAATCAATGGCCGATGCATCGCCTGCCAAATGGCATCTGGCGCATGTGACCTGGTTTTTCGAAACATTCGTGCTCCGCGACCATGTGGCGGGCTATATGCCATTCGATCCGCGCTACGCGTTTCTGTTCAACAGCTATTATGAGGCGGAGGGCGCCCGCCACGCCCGGCAGATGCGCGGCATGCTGACTCGCCCGACGCTCGGCGACCTGCGCGCCTATCGCGCCCATGTCGATGCGGCGCTGACCAGCGCGCTGGGGATGCTGCCGCAATCGGCGCGGGCGCTGGTGACGTTGGGGTTGCAGCATGAGCAGCAGCATCAGGAATTGCTGCTGACCGACCTGCTGCACCTCTTTTCGCTCAATCCGCTGGAGCCGGCGCTGTTTAGCGCCCCCAGCGCAGCGCCGGTCGCCCTGCCCGGCCCGCTCCACTGGATCGAGGGCCGCGAAGGGCTGGTCGAGATCGGCGAGGACGGGCGCGGCGGCTTTGCGTTCGATTGCGAAGGGCCGCGCCACAAGACCGTGCTGCACCCCCATGCGCTCGCGCACCGGCCGGTCACCAATGGCGAATGGATCGCCTTCATCGAGGATGGCGGCTATCGCACGGCCGCCCACTGGCTGTCGGATGGTTGGGCCTGGGTGCAGGGCGAAGGCATCGATGCGCCGCTTTACTGGAAACAGGGCGAACAGGGTTGGACCCGCTTTGGCCTCGACGGGCGCCAGCCGGTCAATCCGGCTGCCCCCGTGACCCATATCAGCCTGTACGAAGCCGACGCCTATGCGAGTTGGGCCGAGGCGCGACTGCCGACCGAGGCGGAATGGGAAAGCGCCGCGCAAAATGTCGCGGCGGTGAGCGGCAACCAGCTCGACAGCCCCACCTGCCCACGGCCCAAACCGGCTGACGACGGGTCGGCGTTGACGCAGATGTTCGGCGACGTGTGGGAATGGACCGGCAGCGCCTATCGCCCCCACCCCGGCTTTCGCACCGCGCCGGGCGCGGTCGGTGAATATAATGGTAAGTTCATGTCCGGCCAGTTCGTGCTGAAGGGCGGCAGTTGCGCCACCCCGCGCGGCCATGCGCGCGGCAGCTATCGCAATTTCTTCTACCCCCACCAGCGCTGGCAGTTCACCGGACTGCGGCTGGCCAAGGATCTCTGA
- a CDS encoding cob(I)yrinic acid a,c-diamide adenosyltransferase codes for MVKLNKIYTRTGDDGTTGLVDGSRLPKFAPRMQAVGDVDETNSAIGLAIVAMGDRPEAAWLTVIQNDLFDLGADLATPIPDGADEPWALRIVASQVDRLEQQIDAMNADLAPLDSFILPGGSPAAAAVHLARAITRRAERSATAAAAEMALNAPALAYLNRLSDLLFVLARRLNDNGAGDVKWVPGASR; via the coding sequence ATGGTCAAGTTGAACAAAATCTACACCCGGACCGGGGACGACGGGACGACCGGCCTGGTCGACGGATCGCGCCTGCCCAAATTTGCGCCGCGGATGCAGGCGGTGGGCGATGTCGATGAAACGAACAGCGCGATCGGGCTGGCCATCGTCGCAATGGGCGACCGGCCCGAAGCCGCCTGGCTGACGGTCATCCAGAACGACCTGTTCGACCTGGGCGCCGATCTGGCGACGCCGATCCCGGATGGCGCGGACGAACCCTGGGCCTTGCGCATCGTCGCCAGCCAGGTGGACCGGCTGGAGCAGCAGATCGATGCGATGAACGCAGACCTGGCCCCGCTCGACAGTTTCATCCTGCCAGGCGGTTCGCCTGCCGCCGCCGCCGTTCACCTGGCCCGCGCGATCACCCGCCGGGCCGAGCGCAGCGCGACTGCCGCAGCGGCTGAAATGGCGCTCAACGCGCCGGCGCTGGCCTATCTCAACCGATTGTCGGACCTGCTGTTCGTGCTGGCGCGGCGGCTGAACGACAATGGCGCGGGCGACGTCAAATGGGTGCCGGGCGCGTCGCGCTGA
- a CDS encoding GGDEF domain-containing protein codes for MHFYLATSFIFPRSLRLRLFTLCFIATHLPLLSYLGWGFASGRIALAEFVLLTLATVVGTGIALLGIGALLNPIHALAQTLHRDGEAPDLPQVGDVIHTLYAGVQRAASVTRERMDDLHQAAHEDPLTGIANRRGFLAHIDALPDDRRKGCIAIIDIDYFKRVNDLLGHEEGDRVLASFATRLSALVRRVDMVARWGGEEFAIFFQDCIEDEASWSLARIASRMRNEPIGRVQDRPISFSAGVCRWTGGDLDATLRRADDALYDAKQSGRDRICRAAPILQEL; via the coding sequence ATGCATTTCTACCTCGCCACCTCCTTCATCTTTCCGCGCTCGCTGCGCCTGCGCCTGTTCACCCTGTGCTTCATCGCCACCCATCTGCCGCTCCTGTCCTACCTCGGCTGGGGCTTCGCCAGCGGCAGGATCGCGCTGGCCGAATTCGTCCTGCTGACGCTCGCCACGGTCGTCGGTACCGGCATTGCCCTGCTGGGCATTGGCGCGCTGCTCAATCCGATCCACGCGTTGGCGCAAACGCTGCACCGCGACGGCGAAGCGCCCGACCTCCCGCAAGTGGGCGATGTCATCCATACCCTCTATGCCGGGGTCCAACGCGCCGCCAGCGTGACGCGCGAGCGGATGGACGACCTGCACCAGGCCGCGCATGAAGACCCGTTGACCGGCATTGCCAACCGGCGCGGTTTTTTGGCGCATATCGACGCGTTGCCGGACGACCGGCGCAAGGGCTGTATCGCCATCATCGACATCGACTATTTCAAGCGGGTCAACGACCTGCTGGGCCATGAGGAGGGCGACCGGGTGCTGGCCAGCTTTGCCACCCGCCTGTCCGCGCTGGTCCGTCGCGTCGATATGGTCGCGCGCTGGGGCGGGGAAGAATTCGCCATCTTCTTTCAGGATTGTATCGAGGATGAGGCCAGTTGGTCGCTGGCGCGGATCGCCAGCCGGATGCGCAACGAGCCGATCGGGCGGGTGCAGGACCGGCCGATCAGCTTTTCCGCGGGCGTGTGCCGCTGGACTGGCGGCGATCTCGACGCCACGCTCCGCCGCGCCGACGATGCGCTCTATGATGCGAAACAGTCGGGCCGCGACCGCATCTGCCGCGCCGCGCCCATCCTGCAGGAACTATGA
- a CDS encoding twin transmembrane helix small protein, whose translation MNTILVIALILAMIATLVALVRGIISFLQTTKEELNLPEGVVRPSSLKQNKMMMNRVLFQAAAIIIVAILLMAKGNG comes from the coding sequence ATGAACACCATCCTTGTCATCGCTCTTATCCTTGCCATGATCGCGACGCTGGTCGCGCTGGTCCGGGGTATCATCTCCTTTCTTCAGACGACGAAGGAAGAGCTGAACCTGCCCGAAGGCGTCGTGCGCCCGTCCAGCCTGAAACAGAATAAGATGATGATGAACCGCGTCCTGTTCCAGGCGGCGGCGATCATCATCGTCGCAATCCTGCTGATGGCCAAGGGAAACGGGTGA
- a CDS encoding HAD family phosphatase has protein sequence MSQPLRQSTTKTSASSLPDPVRAVIFDMDGTLLDTEAAHRRAFAQTGEAIGWPMADDLLLSMVGIHRDENERMLAAHMGPDFPLARFYADSDALFEAAVDAGIALRPGAKLILDHLAQAAIPMALATSTAAPYAQQRLERSGLLPYFDVIVTRTDVDRPKPHPEPYLLAARLLGVDPAQCVAVEDSYAGVRSATSAGIATVMVPDLLPPTEELVLACAHILPSLNDLRDLLLATA, from the coding sequence ATGAGCCAGCCGTTACGCCAATCCACCACCAAGACTTCCGCCTCCAGCCTGCCGGACCCCGTTCGCGCCGTCATCTTCGACATGGACGGCACGCTGCTCGATACCGAGGCGGCGCATCGCCGCGCCTTTGCGCAGACCGGCGAAGCGATCGGCTGGCCGATGGCCGATGATCTTCTACTGTCGATGGTTGGCATCCACCGCGACGAAAATGAGCGGATGTTAGCGGCGCATATGGGGCCGGACTTCCCGCTCGCCCGCTTCTACGCCGACAGCGACGCGCTGTTCGAAGCGGCGGTGGACGCCGGCATTGCGCTACGCCCCGGTGCGAAGCTGATCCTCGATCATCTGGCGCAGGCGGCCATTCCCATGGCGCTCGCCACCTCGACCGCCGCGCCCTATGCGCAGCAGCGGCTGGAGAGGAGCGGGCTGCTCCCTTATTTCGATGTGATCGTCACCCGCACGGACGTTGACCGGCCCAAGCCGCACCCCGAACCCTATCTGCTCGCCGCCCGCCTGTTGGGAGTCGACCCAGCGCAGTGCGTCGCGGTGGAGGACAGCTATGCCGGCGTCCGCTCCGCCACTTCAGCTGGGATTGCGACGGTGATGGTCCCCGACCTGCTGCCCCCGACCGAGGAACTGGTCCTCGCCTGCGCCCACATATTGCCCAGCCTCAACGACCTGCGCGACCTGTTGCTGGCGACGGCCTAA
- the egtD gene encoding L-histidine N(alpha)-methyltransferase — MLLTQDAANIAGSIDPAFRHDIVTGLSRSPKATPPIWFYDRRGSELFEAITDLPEYYPTRTETALLARHGADFSAAVGEGRAVVEFGAGSSRKTPHLLRAIAPGAYVPIDISGDFLHASSAALAEAFPGLPVLPVVGDFNRPLALPNAIAGMPRLGFFPGSTIGNMEPDAAVDLLRAMRRLLGPDAMLLIGMDRIKDRDRLIAAYDDAQGVTAAFNMNLIERINRELEGDLPIEGFAHRAVWNDDKARIEMHLEAQRALHFHVAGQAFEMDAGETIHTESSHKYGARDQRLLLRAGGWEPTGEWTDDEGLFALVLAEAG; from the coding sequence ATGCTGCTGACCCAAGACGCCGCCAATATCGCCGGTTCGATCGATCCAGCCTTCCGCCATGATATCGTCACAGGCCTGTCGCGCAGTCCCAAGGCGACGCCGCCAATATGGTTCTACGACCGGCGCGGGTCGGAGCTGTTCGAGGCGATCACTGACCTGCCGGAATATTATCCTACCCGCACTGAAACCGCGTTGCTGGCGCGCCACGGCGCGGATTTCTCGGCGGCGGTGGGCGAAGGGCGGGCAGTAGTCGAGTTCGGCGCGGGCAGCTCGCGCAAGACCCCGCATCTGCTGCGCGCGATTGCGCCTGGGGCCTATGTGCCGATCGATATCAGCGGGGACTTCCTGCACGCGAGCAGCGCAGCGCTGGCCGAAGCCTTTCCGGGCCTGCCGGTGCTTCCGGTCGTGGGCGATTTCAATCGGCCCTTGGCCCTGCCCAACGCGATCGCGGGGATGCCGCGGCTGGGCTTTTTCCCCGGATCGACGATCGGCAATATGGAACCGGATGCCGCGGTCGACCTGTTGCGGGCGATGCGCCGGCTGCTGGGGCCGGACGCCATGCTGCTGATCGGCATGGACCGGATCAAGGATCGCGACCGGCTGATCGCCGCCTATGACGATGCGCAGGGCGTGACCGCGGCGTTCAACATGAACCTGATCGAGCGGATCAATCGCGAGTTGGAGGGCGACCTGCCGATCGAGGGCTTTGCCCACCGCGCGGTCTGGAACGACGACAAGGCGCGAATCGAAATGCATCTGGAGGCGCAGCGGGCGCTGCATTTCCATGTCGCGGGCCAGGCTTTCGAGATGGATGCGGGCGAGACGATCCATACCGAAAGCAGCCACAAATATGGCGCGCGCGACCAGCGCCTGTTGCTGCGCGCGGGCGGCTGGGAACCAACGGGGGAATGGACAGACGACGAAGGGCTGTTCGCGCTGGTGCTGGCCGAGGCGGGTTAG